One Microbacterium marinum genomic window carries:
- the paaK gene encoding phenylacetate--CoA ligase PaaK, giving the protein MSKTTTAAPAAHTAGPSTPPDEISSAQLQALQLERLQWTVRHAWENVPLYRRKFAEVGVTPADIRSLDDVRRLPFTTKEDLRETYPFGMFAVAPEQVRRIHASSGTTGRPTVVGYTEGDLERWATLVARSLRAAGITSGMRVHNAYGYGLFTGGLGAHAGIEALGATVIPMSGGQTARQVQLIRDFEPAAILCTPSYLLTIADAMEAAGIDPRSTSLRVAVLGAEPWTNEMRAEIERRLAIDAVDIYGLSEVMGPGVASESVLTKDGPHIWEDHFLPETIDGETGERVADGELGELVFTSLTKEAFPVIRYRTRDLTRLLPGTAYPAMRRIEKITGRNDDMIILRGVNLFPTQIEELVMGIETLTPHFILELTKQDRMDTMTVRIERHPALDREVCEAAAKVLQQRIKVHIGTTVDVVLEEPGVLPRSEGKYKRVYDNR; this is encoded by the coding sequence CGCCTCCAGTGGACCGTCCGTCATGCATGGGAGAACGTGCCGCTGTACCGCAGGAAGTTCGCGGAGGTCGGCGTCACCCCCGCCGATATCCGCAGCCTCGACGACGTGCGCCGGCTGCCGTTCACGACCAAGGAGGATCTGCGCGAGACGTACCCGTTCGGGATGTTCGCGGTCGCTCCCGAGCAGGTTCGGCGCATCCACGCCTCGTCGGGGACGACGGGTCGTCCCACGGTCGTCGGCTACACCGAAGGCGATCTCGAGCGATGGGCCACACTCGTCGCTCGCTCCCTCCGGGCGGCGGGCATCACCTCCGGGATGCGCGTGCACAACGCCTACGGGTACGGGCTGTTCACGGGCGGACTCGGAGCGCACGCCGGCATCGAGGCGCTCGGTGCCACCGTGATCCCGATGTCCGGCGGACAGACCGCCCGGCAGGTCCAGCTGATCCGCGACTTCGAACCCGCCGCCATCCTGTGCACGCCGAGCTACCTCCTGACGATCGCCGATGCGATGGAGGCCGCCGGTATCGATCCCCGGTCGACGTCGCTGCGCGTGGCGGTCCTCGGCGCAGAGCCGTGGACGAATGAGATGAGAGCCGAGATCGAGCGGCGCCTGGCGATCGACGCGGTCGACATCTACGGGCTCAGCGAGGTGATGGGGCCGGGAGTCGCGAGCGAGAGCGTGCTCACGAAGGACGGACCGCACATCTGGGAGGACCATTTCCTCCCCGAGACGATCGACGGGGAGACGGGGGAGCGGGTCGCCGACGGCGAGCTCGGGGAACTCGTCTTCACCTCGCTCACAAAGGAGGCGTTCCCCGTCATCCGTTACCGGACGCGCGACCTCACCAGGCTGCTCCCGGGTACGGCATACCCCGCCATGCGGCGGATCGAGAAGATCACCGGGCGCAACGACGACATGATCATCCTCCGCGGCGTGAACCTCTTCCCGACGCAGATCGAGGAGTTGGTGATGGGAATCGAGACGCTGACTCCCCACTTCATCCTCGAGCTGACCAAGCAGGACCGGATGGACACGATGACGGTGCGGATCGAGCGGCATCCCGCACTCGACAGAGAAGTGTGCGAGGCCGCCGCGAAAGTGCTGCAGCAGCGGATCAAGGTGCACATCGGAACGACCGTCGACGTCGTGCTGGAGGAACCCGGCGTACTGCCGCGCAGCGAGGGCAAGTACAAGCGCGTCTACGACAATCGCTGA
- the paaB gene encoding 1,2-phenylacetyl-CoA epoxidase subunit PaaB: MATPGSQTGETWALWEVFVRAGRGLSHVHVGSLHAPDAALALRNARDLYTRRNEGVSIWVVPSDAVTTSDPDAKGAFFESPAGKNYRHAVYYTASEGVPHL; the protein is encoded by the coding sequence ATGGCGACGCCAGGATCGCAGACCGGGGAGACCTGGGCGCTGTGGGAGGTGTTCGTCCGCGCCGGCCGGGGTCTCAGCCACGTCCACGTCGGATCGCTCCACGCACCCGATGCCGCTCTCGCACTCCGCAACGCGCGCGACCTCTACACCCGCCGGAACGAAGGGGTGTCGATCTGGGTGGTGCCCTCCGACGCGGTCACGACGAGCGACCCCGACGCGAAGGGCGCCTTCTTCGAGAGCCCCGCAGGCAAGAACTACCGGCACGCCGTCTACTACACGGCCTCCGAGGGGGTGCCGCACCTGTGA
- the paaA gene encoding 1,2-phenylacetyl-CoA epoxidase subunit PaaA — translation MTPSPDLSLVTDEADEQSHFDELIAAEQRIEPRDWMPAAYRRTLIRQISQHGHSEIIGMQPEGNWITRAPSLKRKAILMAKVQDEAGHGLYLYSAAQTLGITRDEMTQQLIDGTAKYSSIFNYPTPTWVDMGAIGWLVDGAAIANQVPLCRASYGPYGRAMVRICKEESFHQRQGFEILLTIMRGTDAQREMAQDAVDRWYWPSLMMFGPPDDQSPNSAQSMAWKIKRFSNDDLRQRFIGMVVPQAEILGVTLPDPELHYDADAGRWNTSEIDWTEFHEILAGRGPMNAVRLQNRRAAHEDGAWVRDAAAEYTRKHAARTAEVA, via the coding sequence ATGACTCCTTCGCCCGACCTCAGCCTCGTGACCGACGAAGCCGACGAGCAGTCGCACTTCGACGAGCTCATCGCCGCAGAGCAGCGGATCGAACCGCGCGACTGGATGCCGGCCGCCTACCGGAGGACCCTGATCCGTCAGATCTCGCAGCACGGGCACTCCGAGATCATCGGCATGCAGCCGGAGGGCAACTGGATCACCCGCGCGCCCAGTCTCAAGCGCAAGGCCATCCTGATGGCGAAGGTGCAAGACGAAGCCGGGCACGGCCTCTACCTCTACTCCGCCGCGCAGACGCTCGGAATCACCCGGGATGAGATGACCCAGCAGCTCATCGACGGCACGGCGAAGTACTCGTCGATCTTCAACTATCCGACGCCGACGTGGGTGGACATGGGCGCCATCGGCTGGCTCGTGGACGGAGCGGCGATCGCGAATCAGGTGCCGCTGTGCCGCGCGTCGTACGGCCCGTATGGCAGGGCGATGGTTCGGATCTGCAAGGAGGAGTCGTTCCACCAGCGGCAGGGATTCGAGATCCTCTTGACCATCATGCGGGGGACGGATGCGCAGCGCGAGATGGCTCAGGATGCGGTCGATCGCTGGTACTGGCCGAGTCTCATGATGTTCGGCCCGCCCGACGACCAGTCGCCGAACTCCGCGCAGTCGATGGCATGGAAGATCAAGCGCTTCTCCAACGACGACCTGCGTCAGCGCTTCATCGGAATGGTGGTGCCGCAGGCTGAGATCCTCGGCGTCACCCTCCCCGATCCGGAGCTCCACTACGACGCGGATGCCGGTCGCTGGAACACGAGCGAGATCGACTGGACAGAGTTCCATGAGATCCTCGCCGGCCGCGGGCCGATGAATGCCGTCCGACTGCAGAACCGGCGGGCGGCACATGAGGACGGCGCCTGGGTCCGGGATGCCGCGGCGGAATACACCCGCAAGCATGCGGCGCGGACGGCGGAGGTGGCCTGA